A single region of the Streptomyces sp. NBC_00425 genome encodes:
- the purU gene encoding formyltetrahydrofolate deformylase: MSAPTTSARTASAPTTPQGSTSREGGIPEDRADHGRLLIQCPDRPGVVSAVSTFLAEAGANITSLDQFSTTAVGGTFFQRTGFHLPGLSAARDELDRAFETGVAQRWGMTHRLTEAARPKRVAIMVSKTDHCVLDLLWRHRRGQLDMNVVMVVSNHPDLADEVRPFGVPYIHVPATRDNRAEAESRILDLLRGNVDLVVLARYMQIITPSFLEAVGCPLINIHHSFLPAFIGAGPYQKAKDRGVKLVGATAHYVTADLDEGPIIDQDVVRVDHRHTTADLVRLGADVERAVLSRAVRAHLEDRLAIHGNSTIVF; this comes from the coding sequence ATGTCCGCACCCACCACGTCCGCACGAACCGCGTCCGCGCCCACCACGCCCCAAGGGAGCACTTCGCGTGAGGGCGGGATCCCTGAGGACCGAGCCGACCACGGGCGTCTGCTGATCCAGTGCCCCGACCGGCCGGGCGTGGTCTCGGCAGTGAGCACGTTCCTGGCCGAGGCCGGTGCGAACATCACGAGCCTGGACCAGTTCTCGACGACTGCCGTCGGCGGCACCTTTTTCCAACGCACCGGGTTCCACCTGCCCGGCCTGTCCGCAGCCCGGGACGAATTGGACCGTGCATTCGAAACCGGCGTCGCTCAGCGCTGGGGCATGACTCACCGCCTCACCGAGGCCGCCCGGCCCAAACGGGTGGCCATCATGGTGTCCAAGACCGACCACTGCGTGCTCGACCTGCTCTGGCGTCACCGTCGCGGCCAACTGGACATGAATGTGGTCATGGTGGTGTCCAACCACCCCGACCTCGCCGACGAGGTCCGGCCCTTCGGGGTGCCCTACATCCACGTCCCCGCCACCCGGGACAACCGCGCCGAGGCCGAGAGCCGCATCCTCGACCTGCTGCGCGGCAACGTCGACCTCGTCGTGCTGGCGCGGTACATGCAGATCATCACGCCCTCCTTCCTCGAAGCGGTCGGCTGTCCGCTGATCAACATCCACCACAGCTTCCTGCCCGCCTTCATCGGGGCCGGCCCGTACCAGAAGGCCAAGGACCGCGGCGTGAAGCTGGTCGGTGCGACCGCCCACTACGTCACCGCCGATCTGGACGAGGGCCCGATCATCGACCAGGACGTCGTCCGGGTCGACCACCGGCACACCACCGCCGACCTCGTACGCCTCGGCGCCGATGTCGAGCGCGCCGTTCTCTCGCGCGCCGTGCGCGCGCACCTGGAGGACCGGCTCGCCATCCACGGCAACTCCACCATCGTCTTCTGA
- a CDS encoding glycosyl hydrolase 53 family protein, which translates to MSRTRLPRAIAVTTTLVTMASANLLMVPESAHATFGTADIKPIESNIAAKPWASATAATGSSNARLAIDGDPATSWQPGSAGARQWLTVDLGGTYDNLRKVKVFFSDRGVAHRYVVEASSDGRRWKTIADRSHNRSVSRGEVHLFTRPGTRFVRLTFTGGPGKARAGVSELQVLNYLRDDLTLGADLSWMDDVQDRQYWVDPLAADRGAGPHLLDVAKDRGIEYSRLRIFNEPRSESTGQPTPIPRQGPERSLVSAQRIKQRGMGLGIDFHYADSWADPSKQPKPRAWAELEFADLSKAVYGFTADYLKRLIRQGTTPEKVAVGNEIINGFMYGSEAADIGTTNPPYFVDQADIYQSQPGGGLLWKYWRSTDPVERQLYDQSWDRFTTLAAAGIKAVRDASPTSKVEIHVIVDKDKLDKTMEFWHQFLTRVKAKGQKPDVLAISYYPEWHGTPEALERNLNTMATTHPGYEIDIAETAYPASGGDGSPLPNSPYQRTIQGQADAIRRVFQAANDVVDNRGSGALVWEPAGYQPMFRAVPGLANTWEPHASINVFNASRAKHILQDTVYTSTMVGASPTLPSALRMLTTVNNKITNVPVRWQPLPPGSTDRPGEVTVTGTTAAGPVTAVIDVMPGHGEHDVTTS; encoded by the coding sequence ATGAGCAGAACGCGTCTCCCCCGCGCCATCGCGGTCACGACGACGTTGGTCACCATGGCGTCCGCGAATCTACTCATGGTGCCCGAGTCGGCCCACGCGACCTTCGGAACCGCGGACATCAAGCCGATCGAAAGCAATATCGCCGCCAAGCCCTGGGCCTCGGCGACGGCCGCCACCGGCTCGTCCAACGCCCGTCTGGCCATCGACGGCGACCCGGCGACGTCCTGGCAACCCGGTAGTGCCGGCGCCCGTCAGTGGCTCACCGTCGACCTCGGCGGAACCTACGACAACCTGCGCAAGGTCAAGGTGTTCTTCTCGGACCGTGGCGTGGCCCACCGTTACGTCGTCGAGGCCTCGTCCGACGGTCGCCGGTGGAAGACCATCGCCGACAGGTCCCACAACCGATCCGTGTCGCGAGGGGAAGTGCACCTGTTCACCCGGCCGGGAACGCGCTTCGTCCGGCTGACCTTCACCGGTGGCCCGGGCAAGGCCCGGGCCGGGGTCAGCGAGCTCCAGGTCCTCAACTACCTGCGGGACGACCTCACCCTCGGCGCCGATCTGTCCTGGATGGACGACGTCCAGGACCGGCAGTACTGGGTCGACCCCCTGGCCGCAGACCGCGGCGCCGGGCCACACCTGCTCGACGTGGCCAAGGACCGTGGCATCGAGTACAGCCGGCTGCGGATATTCAACGAGCCACGCAGCGAGAGCACCGGCCAACCGACGCCGATACCCCGCCAGGGCCCGGAGCGCTCACTGGTCTCGGCGCAGCGGATCAAGCAGCGCGGCATGGGTCTGGGGATCGACTTCCACTACGCGGACTCCTGGGCGGACCCGAGCAAGCAACCAAAGCCACGCGCCTGGGCCGAGTTGGAGTTCGCGGACCTGTCCAAGGCCGTGTACGGCTTCACCGCCGACTATCTCAAGCGGTTGATCCGGCAGGGCACCACGCCGGAGAAGGTGGCGGTCGGCAACGAGATCATCAATGGCTTCATGTACGGCAGTGAGGCGGCAGACATCGGCACGACGAATCCGCCGTATTTCGTCGACCAGGCCGACATCTACCAGTCCCAGCCCGGCGGTGGCCTGCTGTGGAAGTACTGGCGGTCGACCGACCCGGTGGAGCGGCAGCTCTACGACCAGTCGTGGGACCGGTTCACCACCCTGGCCGCGGCCGGGATCAAGGCCGTCCGCGACGCGTCACCGACGTCCAAGGTCGAGATACACGTGATCGTGGACAAGGACAAGCTCGACAAGACCATGGAGTTCTGGCACCAGTTCCTCACACGTGTGAAGGCAAAAGGTCAGAAACCCGATGTGCTGGCCATCTCGTACTACCCGGAGTGGCACGGTACGCCCGAGGCGCTGGAGCGCAACCTGAACACCATGGCCACCACCCATCCCGGCTACGAGATCGACATCGCCGAAACCGCCTATCCCGCCTCGGGCGGCGACGGCTCGCCGCTGCCCAACTCGCCCTACCAGCGCACGATTCAGGGCCAGGCGGACGCCATCCGGAGGGTGTTCCAGGCCGCCAACGACGTGGTCGACAACCGAGGTTCAGGGGCACTGGTATGGGAGCCGGCCGGATATCAGCCCATGTTCCGGGCCGTGCCCGGACTGGCGAACACGTGGGAGCCGCACGCGTCCATCAACGTCTTCAACGCCAGCCGCGCCAAGCACATCCTCCAGGACACCGTCTACACCAGCACCATGGTGGGGGCCTCCCCGACGCTGCCCTCCGCCCTCCGCATGCTCACCACCGTCAACAACAAGATCACCAATGTCCCCGTCCGCTGGCAGCCGTTGCCACCCGGGTCGACCGACAGGCCCGGTGAGGTGACAGTCACCGGGACGACCGCCGCAGGACCGGTCACGGCGGTCATCGACGTCATGCCCGGACACGGCGAACACGACGTGACCACCTCATAG
- a CDS encoding RICIN domain-containing protein gives MTLRRRTFLTMSAAGATGVGLSLLGAGQAPAAAGPLDTAPTTPFAVGVRRYNWTRGGRPCTTYVYYPATGTAGGSPVTDAPVASGVFPVYNFTHGYGSSPQNSLFIIRALASAGFVVPAPHFNHNFTDVNNGNTSKDVSQILTNTLALNASGPLAGHLNTGIGVGVSGHSLGGMVTHGLLTSWPDSRIVSANPQSCVDMGNPAASVSAKVLFVHGDRDSTTSYSSARQAYSEMTWPKAFLTFVGGSHTSFWSDQRFPRTVVDWARWTIYGDTAARDRLPADASGSNTRWEAQLGDSPGGPGLYTLLAQHSGKAAEINGASTAAGAQLVQRTSNTRPNQQFEFIDAGNGHVRVKAQHSGLYLQPTGSATGADVVQQADTNATSQHWRVVDHGGGVISLVNRESGLAMDVWEYSTADGARIAQYTYSGNPNQRFTRRRV, from the coding sequence ATGACCCTGCGACGACGGACCTTCCTCACCATGAGCGCGGCCGGAGCGACCGGCGTGGGCCTGTCCCTGCTGGGGGCAGGACAGGCACCGGCCGCCGCCGGGCCGCTGGACACCGCGCCGACCACACCGTTCGCGGTCGGCGTGCGCCGGTACAACTGGACCCGCGGCGGCCGCCCCTGCACCACCTACGTCTACTACCCGGCCACCGGCACGGCCGGCGGCAGCCCGGTGACGGACGCCCCGGTCGCAAGTGGGGTCTTCCCCGTCTACAACTTCACCCACGGCTACGGGAGCAGCCCGCAGAACTCCCTGTTCATCATCCGGGCCCTGGCTTCAGCGGGCTTCGTCGTCCCCGCCCCGCACTTCAACCACAACTTCACCGACGTCAACAACGGCAACACCTCGAAGGACGTCTCGCAGATCCTCACCAACACCCTCGCGCTCAACGCGAGCGGACCGCTGGCCGGGCACCTCAACACCGGCATCGGCGTCGGCGTCTCGGGCCACTCCCTGGGCGGCATGGTCACCCACGGTCTGCTGACGTCCTGGCCCGACAGCCGGATCGTCTCCGCCAACCCGCAGTCCTGCGTGGACATGGGAAACCCCGCCGCCTCGGTCTCGGCCAAGGTCCTGTTCGTCCACGGTGACCGGGACTCGACCACGTCGTACTCCTCGGCCCGGCAGGCGTACTCGGAGATGACCTGGCCAAAGGCCTTCCTCACCTTCGTCGGTGGCAGCCACACCAGTTTCTGGAGCGACCAGCGCTTCCCGAGGACCGTCGTCGACTGGGCCCGCTGGACGATTTACGGCGACACCGCCGCACGGGACCGCCTCCCCGCTGACGCGTCCGGGTCCAACACCAGGTGGGAAGCCCAGCTGGGCGACTCCCCCGGCGGCCCGGGCCTCTACACCCTGCTGGCCCAGCACAGCGGCAAGGCCGCCGAGATCAACGGAGCCTCCACCGCCGCCGGCGCACAACTCGTCCAGCGCACCAGCAACACTCGCCCCAACCAGCAGTTCGAGTTCATCGACGCCGGCAACGGGCACGTCCGCGTCAAGGCACAGCACAGTGGCCTGTACCTTCAACCCACGGGCAGCGCGACCGGCGCGGACGTCGTCCAGCAGGCCGACACCAACGCCACCAGCCAGCACTGGCGCGTGGTCGATCACGGTGGTGGCGTGATCAGCCTCGTCAACCGGGAGTCCGGCCTGGCCATGGATGTCTGGGAATACTCCACCGCCGACGGCGCCCGCATTGCCCAGTACACCTACAGCGGCAACCCCAACCAGCGCTTCACCCGCCGCCGCGTCTGA
- a CDS encoding carbohydrate ABC transporter permease: protein MRAETAARSRTVVGHAVLLLGVLITIFPFYWMFVMASNTTGDIFAYPPKLIPGPHLWENMDKVFDGIDFWGSMGITVVAATSVTFLVLLFDSLAAFAFAKYAFPGRRVLFWIVLATFMIPMQLALVPQFVTLAWLGWVGSLKALIIPGAANAFGIFWMRQYAQGAIADELIQASRVDGAGFFRQWWAVGLPVLRPGLAFLGIFTFFHIWNDYLWPLIVMTDPGKVTLQVAVQQLNGVYTTDQSMVIAGALMSVIPLIGVFLIGSRHFIANLAAGAMKF from the coding sequence GTGCGCGCTGAGACCGCCGCCCGGTCGCGGACCGTCGTGGGCCACGCCGTGCTCCTTCTGGGCGTGCTGATCACGATCTTCCCGTTCTACTGGATGTTCGTGATGGCCTCGAACACCACCGGGGACATCTTCGCCTACCCGCCCAAGCTCATTCCCGGCCCCCACCTGTGGGAGAACATGGACAAGGTGTTCGACGGGATCGACTTCTGGGGGTCGATGGGCATCACCGTCGTGGCCGCCACAAGCGTGACGTTCCTGGTGCTGCTCTTCGACTCGCTGGCCGCCTTCGCCTTCGCCAAATACGCCTTCCCCGGGCGGAGGGTGCTGTTCTGGATCGTGCTGGCCACCTTCATGATCCCGATGCAGCTGGCGCTGGTGCCGCAGTTCGTCACCCTGGCCTGGCTCGGCTGGGTCGGCTCGCTCAAGGCTCTGATCATCCCCGGTGCGGCCAACGCGTTCGGAATCTTCTGGATGCGCCAGTACGCGCAGGGGGCGATCGCCGACGAGCTGATCCAGGCCTCGAGGGTCGACGGGGCCGGGTTCTTCCGCCAGTGGTGGGCGGTGGGGCTGCCGGTGCTGCGCCCGGGGCTGGCGTTCCTGGGGATCTTCACCTTCTTCCACATCTGGAACGACTACCTGTGGCCACTGATCGTGATGACCGACCCGGGCAAGGTGACACTGCAAGTGGCCGTGCAGCAGCTGAACGGGGTCTACACCACCGACCAGTCGATGGTCATCGCCGGAGCGCTCATGTCGGTGATCCCGCTGATAGGGGTCTTCCTGATCGGCTCGCGCCACTTCATCGCCAACCTGGCCGCCGGCGCCATGAAGTTCTGA
- a CDS encoding right-handed parallel beta-helix repeat-containing protein, whose product MRTAKFGTPALLLSVVTASSVAMVPGSASASAAAAGNTYYVAPNGNDGAAGTQAAPWASIARAQAVATAGDTVYFRGGTYAYTRANSACSSQTAKVDAITLNKSGSSGNPIRYWAQPGERPVFDFSQMTDNCRIKGFDVTGSWIHLKGLEVKGVPQNNNRNAESWGIWVSGSNDVFEQIDTHHHMGTGLFISGGGGNLVLNSDAHDNYDPRSSDGPGENADGFGAHYTPAGRSANVFRGCRSWWNADDGFDLISTYAPVTIENSWAWRNGYVPGTTTSAGNGAGFKSGGYGGDYEANAPKHTVRFSVAFLNKGAGFYANHHPVANDFFNNTGYGNRPNFNMLGIDSRGAAVGRGNLRNNIAYTGTATSNMSGTNAAYNSWNLGVPLSDSQFRSVSTSGWDAPRQSDGSLPVLSHLRLAANSALIDKGTAVGLPFSGSAPDLGAFENDGR is encoded by the coding sequence GTGAGAACCGCGAAGTTCGGCACCCCCGCCCTCCTGCTCTCGGTGGTCACGGCGAGTTCCGTCGCCATGGTCCCCGGCTCGGCGTCCGCGAGTGCAGCGGCGGCCGGAAACACCTACTACGTCGCCCCGAACGGGAATGACGGCGCAGCAGGCACGCAGGCCGCTCCGTGGGCATCGATCGCCCGCGCACAGGCCGTCGCCACGGCGGGCGACACGGTCTACTTCCGGGGCGGCACCTACGCCTACACCCGCGCGAACAGCGCCTGTTCGAGCCAGACCGCCAAGGTCGACGCGATCACCCTCAACAAGAGCGGCAGCTCGGGCAACCCGATCCGGTACTGGGCCCAGCCGGGCGAGAGACCGGTCTTCGACTTCTCGCAGATGACGGACAACTGCCGTATCAAGGGCTTCGACGTCACCGGCAGCTGGATCCACCTCAAGGGACTGGAAGTCAAGGGCGTTCCCCAGAACAACAACCGCAACGCCGAGTCCTGGGGGATCTGGGTGTCCGGCAGCAACGACGTCTTCGAGCAGATCGACACCCACCACCACATGGGTACCGGCCTGTTCATCAGCGGCGGGGGCGGCAACCTCGTCCTCAACTCGGACGCGCACGACAACTACGACCCGCGCAGCAGCGACGGACCCGGCGAGAACGCCGACGGCTTCGGTGCGCACTACACGCCGGCCGGCCGGTCCGCGAACGTGTTCCGGGGGTGCCGCTCGTGGTGGAACGCCGATGACGGTTTCGACCTCATCTCCACGTATGCGCCGGTGACCATCGAGAACTCGTGGGCCTGGCGCAACGGGTACGTGCCGGGGACGACGACGTCCGCCGGCAACGGGGCCGGCTTCAAGTCCGGCGGCTACGGGGGTGACTACGAGGCCAACGCACCGAAGCACACCGTCCGTTTCTCAGTGGCGTTCCTCAACAAGGGGGCCGGTTTCTACGCCAACCACCACCCGGTCGCCAACGACTTCTTCAACAACACCGGATACGGAAACCGCCCCAACTTCAACATGCTGGGAATCGACTCGCGCGGTGCCGCCGTCGGACGGGGCAACCTGCGCAACAACATCGCCTACACCGGAACGGCGACGTCGAACATGAGCGGCACGAACGCGGCGTACAACTCCTGGAACCTCGGCGTCCCCCTGTCGGACTCCCAGTTCCGCAGTGTGTCCACGTCCGGCTGGGACGCGCCCCGTCAGAGCGACGGAAGCCTGCCCGTGCTGTCCCACCTCCGTCTCGCGGCGAACAGTGCGCTGATCGACAAGGGCACCGCCGTGGGACTGCCCTTCAGCGGAAGTGCGCCGGATCTCGGCGCCTTTGAGAACGACGGAAGGTGA
- a CDS encoding methylenetetrahydrofolate reductase, whose product MRADLVRAVRGLGYEVIPFAKTEQAVRDHVPTDVPLTVTASPAKGQDATIDLAVALAGHGYAVSPHLSAQQVRDHQHLAGLVGRCRDAGITGVFVVGGDRTATTTAFADALALLRAVHELDHGFTDIGIGGHPEGHPDVSELVLMQALADKAPLATHITTQIVFDPRAILAWIHRVRAYDINLPIHVGLPGAVHRQKLLRVAGGLGLGESAKFLKKQQTLLRRFFLPGGYRPDALLSGLAPHLGEADAVAGFHVFTFNDLAPTEAWRRRLLSDLT is encoded by the coding sequence GTGCGCGCTGACCTTGTCCGGGCCGTGAGGGGGCTCGGCTACGAGGTCATCCCGTTCGCCAAGACCGAGCAGGCCGTCCGCGACCACGTCCCGACCGACGTCCCGCTCACCGTGACCGCCTCACCGGCCAAGGGACAGGACGCGACCATCGACCTGGCGGTAGCGCTCGCGGGCCACGGTTATGCCGTGTCACCGCACCTGTCGGCCCAACAAGTGAGGGACCACCAGCACCTCGCCGGTCTCGTCGGCAGGTGCCGCGACGCCGGTATCACCGGCGTGTTCGTGGTCGGAGGCGACCGTACCGCCACGACGACAGCGTTCGCCGACGCTCTGGCACTGCTACGGGCGGTGCACGAACTGGACCACGGCTTCACCGACATCGGGATCGGCGGTCATCCCGAGGGCCATCCGGACGTATCGGAGCTGGTGCTGATGCAGGCGCTGGCGGACAAGGCGCCGCTCGCCACGCACATCACGACGCAGATCGTCTTCGATCCCAGAGCCATCCTGGCGTGGATCCACCGGGTCCGCGCCTACGACATCAACCTGCCAATCCACGTCGGCCTCCCCGGTGCCGTCCACCGGCAGAAGTTGTTGCGCGTCGCAGGCGGACTGGGCCTCGGGGAGTCGGCGAAGTTCCTGAAGAAGCAGCAGACCCTGCTCCGGCGCTTCTTCCTCCCCGGCGGCTATCGGCCGGACGCCTTGCTCTCGGGGCTCGCGCCCCACCTCGGGGAGGCCGACGCCGTCGCCGGGTTCCACGTCTTCACCTTCAACGATCTCGCGCCGACCGAGGCGTGGCGCCGGCGTCTTCTCTCGGACCTGACATGA
- a CDS encoding family 43 glycosylhydrolase, whose product MVDRGLEYLVSDYQTRTPTKYTADSWKPFAKALTAAAEVADDSSATTSDVADAKTALMTAAADLKAADEGTFQTITNNTFWNDTSGNPIYSQGGGVFKFGDTYYWYGVHYTGAELYRANPTKKYDGNVSFVSVPVYSSKDLVNWKFENNVATRSTRIQNGATLGQAGWVGRLGVSYNENTGKYVLATQAYVGGGHGVLILQGDSPTDTFDYGYFQTQITNSPTTGTGDQTVFTDDDGKDYLIFSNREGRSRGFVAKFRESDSLRIEPAVQIRSGAGREGNAMFKLDGKYYHAASDLHGWNTSVNYVNESTSSNVQGSYSSEYVLAGTEMDYSHVTQTGFFVTVKGTKQNTVLYAGDRWADFAWNGIGYNQWVPITKTGARPQFHSVSQWQFNATTGEWRVGPANNYILNPDIQADRVIVSSVRGWRNLGGSVTNVNGGVNGSRFALQVSNSGGVEQRVESVPAGTYTLSLHARGSAGQVVITGADGSQRTLGIPSSSDWGKRELTGIELPGGAATVTVRASGSGGVIVDQLSLVKTSAGTPAPPGRYEAETAPAQCRGTIDSNQAGYSGSGFCNGDPTVGAFAEFTVNSETARTATLGIRFANGATTGARPANLAVNGATAGALSFESTGAWTTWTTKTVTVSLNAGSNTIRWDPTTAAGLPNVDYLDVG is encoded by the coding sequence GTGGTGGATCGCGGCCTCGAATACCTGGTGTCCGACTACCAGACGCGCACTCCGACGAAGTACACGGCTGACTCCTGGAAGCCCTTCGCCAAGGCGTTGACCGCCGCGGCCGAGGTCGCCGACGACTCCTCGGCCACCACGTCGGACGTCGCCGACGCGAAGACGGCACTGATGACCGCCGCCGCCGATCTGAAGGCCGCGGACGAGGGCACGTTCCAGACCATCACGAACAACACCTTCTGGAACGACACCAGCGGCAACCCCATTTATTCGCAGGGCGGTGGGGTCTTCAAGTTCGGTGACACCTACTACTGGTACGGCGTGCACTACACCGGCGCCGAGCTCTACCGGGCCAATCCGACGAAGAAGTACGACGGCAACGTCAGCTTCGTCTCGGTCCCCGTGTACTCCTCGAAGGACCTGGTGAACTGGAAGTTCGAGAACAACGTCGCGACGCGCTCGACCAGGATCCAGAACGGCGCCACCCTCGGCCAGGCAGGGTGGGTCGGGCGTCTCGGGGTCTCGTACAACGAGAACACCGGAAAGTACGTCCTCGCCACCCAGGCCTACGTCGGAGGCGGGCACGGGGTCCTGATCCTCCAGGGTGACTCCCCCACCGACACCTTCGACTACGGCTACTTCCAGACCCAGATCACCAACTCGCCCACGACCGGCACCGGGGATCAGACCGTCTTCACCGACGACGACGGCAAGGACTACCTGATCTTCTCCAACCGCGAAGGACGGTCGCGCGGCTTCGTGGCCAAGTTCCGGGAGTCCGACTCGCTGCGGATCGAGCCAGCCGTGCAGATCCGCAGCGGCGCCGGTCGCGAGGGCAACGCCATGTTCAAGCTCGACGGCAAGTACTACCACGCGGCGTCGGACCTGCACGGCTGGAACACCTCCGTCAACTACGTCAATGAGTCGACCAGCAGCAACGTCCAGGGCTCCTACAGCAGCGAGTACGTCCTCGCCGGCACCGAGATGGACTACAGCCACGTGACCCAGACCGGGTTCTTCGTGACGGTCAAGGGCACCAAGCAGAACACGGTGCTCTACGCCGGCGACCGCTGGGCCGACTTCGCCTGGAACGGCATCGGGTACAACCAGTGGGTGCCGATCACCAAGACCGGCGCACGGCCGCAGTTCCACTCGGTGAGCCAGTGGCAGTTCAACGCCACGACCGGGGAGTGGCGCGTCGGGCCGGCGAACAACTACATCCTCAACCCCGACATCCAGGCCGACCGCGTCATCGTCTCCAGCGTACGGGGATGGCGGAACCTCGGTGGTTCGGTGACCAACGTCAACGGTGGGGTGAACGGGTCTCGCTTCGCCCTCCAGGTGAGCAACAGCGGCGGCGTCGAGCAGCGGGTCGAGTCGGTGCCCGCAGGCACCTACACCCTGTCCCTGCACGCTCGGGGCAGTGCCGGACAGGTCGTGATCACCGGCGCCGACGGCAGCCAACGCACCCTCGGCATCCCGTCGTCGAGCGACTGGGGCAAACGCGAGCTCACTGGCATCGAGCTGCCCGGCGGGGCCGCCACGGTCACCGTGCGGGCGTCGGGTTCGGGCGGCGTCATCGTCGACCAGCTCTCACTCGTCAAGACCTCGGCCGGCACACCAGCACCTCCGGGGCGTTACGAGGCGGAGACCGCTCCGGCGCAGTGCCGGGGCACGATCGACTCCAATCAAGCCGGCTATTCCGGCAGCGGGTTCTGCAACGGCGACCCCACTGTGGGGGCCTTCGCGGAGTTCACCGTGAACTCCGAGACCGCCCGTACGGCCACGCTGGGGATCCGGTTCGCCAATGGCGCCACCACCGGTGCGAGGCCCGCGAACCTCGCCGTCAACGGAGCCACGGCGGGGGCGCTTTCGTTCGAGTCCACCGGTGCGTGGACGACGTGGACGACCAAGACCGTGACCGTCTCGCTGAACGCCGGCAGCAACACCATCCGGTGGGATCCGACCACGGCAGCCGGACTGCCCAACGTCGACTACCTCGATGTCGGCTGA
- the folD gene encoding bifunctional methylenetetrahydrofolate dehydrogenase/methenyltetrahydrofolate cyclohydrolase FolD: MTAQLIDGTTVARQVRSDVASGVAALVDAGGNAPGLATVLIGDDPASEVYVRNKRRACTAAGMTDLHRHLPAETTQDDAAALIDELAADPAVSGILLQLPTPAHLDAAALLARIPAHKDVDGLTTVNAGLLAQGSPGLRPCTPSGVMALLDAHRIPLEGAEAVVVGRSTLVGKPMGQLLLERNATVTICHSRTRDLAAVCRRADVLVVAAGIPGLIGIDAVKPGATVIDVGIHRSTAGLRGDVDTDAVVGTAAFVTPVPGGVGPMTIAMLLANTLIAARAQQADRCGHPGVSSLRGRRADVLGDGVGTTP, translated from the coding sequence GTGACCGCGCAGCTCATCGACGGCACCACCGTTGCCCGGCAGGTCCGTTCCGACGTCGCCTCCGGCGTCGCCGCACTCGTGGACGCCGGGGGGAACGCGCCCGGCCTGGCCACCGTCCTCATAGGCGACGACCCGGCGAGCGAGGTGTATGTCCGGAACAAGCGCCGCGCCTGCACCGCGGCCGGCATGACCGACCTGCACCGGCATCTTCCAGCCGAGACAACTCAGGATGACGCTGCCGCGCTCATCGACGAACTGGCGGCCGACCCTGCGGTCTCAGGGATCCTCCTGCAGCTGCCCACACCGGCCCACCTGGACGCCGCCGCCCTGCTCGCGCGCATCCCGGCGCACAAGGACGTCGACGGCCTGACCACCGTGAACGCCGGATTGCTCGCCCAGGGCAGCCCCGGCCTGCGACCCTGCACTCCCTCTGGGGTGATGGCCCTGCTCGACGCCCACCGGATTCCTCTCGAGGGGGCCGAAGCCGTCGTCGTCGGCCGCAGCACCTTGGTCGGGAAGCCGATGGGCCAGCTGCTCCTGGAGAGGAACGCGACCGTCACGATCTGCCACTCCCGCACCCGCGACCTGGCCGCCGTGTGCCGCCGCGCCGACGTCCTGGTGGTGGCGGCCGGCATCCCGGGTCTCATCGGCATCGACGCTGTCAAGCCCGGCGCCACCGTGATCGACGTCGGCATCCACCGCTCCACGGCGGGTCTGCGCGGGGACGTGGACACCGACGCCGTCGTCGGCACCGCGGCCTTCGTCACTCCCGTCCCCGGCGGCGTGGGCCCGATGACCATCGCCATGCTCCTGGCCAACACACTCATTGCCGCGCGAGCACAGCAGGCGGATCGGTGTGGCCATCCTGGGGTCAGCTCCCTGCGCGGCCGGCGAGCGGACGTCCTCGGCGACGGCGTCGGCACGACGCCGTGA